The region aaagaaaatataatcaatttttataaatataaccaataaaatatttcttgaactaatgaaacaactaatgttgagtaatataattatcaaaatgtttagaatgaaaaagtacaaatattccttcaaaaaaaaaagtacgaattaaaatattcatcttgTTAGTACAATATCTTTGATTGGCATTGGTTTCGCCTTGTTGGGTGTCTCTCCACATATCCAAAGCTATTTTAGCCATCCATTCATTTGCATGCTCGTTGTTGCTCTTGAGTTTCAAGCAGTTGTTCAAAACTATCTACATCATTCATTGGTAAAGGTGAAGGAGATTCATCACTATCTAGCTCAATTGGAAACTCATCGCTACGACACTCCTTGCAAAGAAAATTATGAAGTCCTGCACAAGCCAGTACAAGTTCTGCTAGAGTCTTATAAGGGAACGGGGGTGCTGACTTTAAGATCGTAAATCTCGATTTGAATATACCAAATATCCTCTCAATTACATTCCTCAAAGAAGCATGTTGTAGATTGAATAACTCAACATCATTTTCAGGGTCACGACCTTGCCCGACAAAATCTTGAAGATGATAACGTGCACCTTGATATGGAGCTAAAAACTGTTGTCGATTTGGAAATCCACAATCCACTAAAAAGTATTTACCTACACACACTTAACATATTAGTTATCCAATATGtagagttatttaataataataataataataataataataataaactgaCCTTGTGGCATTTTAAGACCATTCCTCCTTGATAAACTATCACTTAGCAATTTTGAATCATGTGCTGAACCCTCCAACCTACTAAGAACATATATGAATTCTAAGTCAAAGTTACAAGCAGCCaatatattttgtgaaattattcTATGACGATTACGATAACTGCTTACATCACGCCCAGTTACCATTGCTGGAATTTGTGTGCCATCAATAGCTCCAACACAATCCTGAAGTAAATTCCATACACAAGTATAATATCATATTCACATGTATAAGAATATATATGCTACTCATAAAAGAGaacaataattaatgaaatagaGTAATTTTTTGCAAATAGAGTAATTTTTTGCTTACCTTAAAGTAAGGGTAAAACCTTGTACTTTCTCTTATTCGTGTAGGAACTGTGAAGCTAGGTTTGACCATGATCTCAGGTGCTATTGTGTTAAGAGCCTTTAAAACTTTGTTAAAATTCTTACTTGTAGCAAAGTGTGACCGATAAAATGTTTCACGGGTATGACAATATCTAGAGTCCTGGCCAACCGTTAGTAAAAATGTTGCAACCATTTCTTCAACAGTAATATATCTTGTATCCTTTAGAAATGTTTTCTCTCTTATAATATGGCATAACTTTAAAAACACATTTGGATACATTCTGTATACCTACCGAAAGTTATCAGAATCTTCGGTCAATACGTTTTGTATGTAATTGTATCCACGTGAAGTAATTGGTCGCCGAGCTAGTGGATGTTCAATTCGTTCCCcattattatcaataataaccTCTTTCAATACGTGTATAAGCATAGCAATTGTTTATTGTTATCAATAATAACCTCTTTCAATACGTGTATAAGCATAGCAATTGTTTCCAATAAACGCTGAATGATTTCATAAAACTCTACTTCTTCAAATTCTTCATCTACTCGTTCTTCTTCCTCCACATCAACCATCTCAATGTCATCATTGCTATCCATACTAGAGCTCGACATTATATATCAATCACCTAAATGGTATTAAATAGTACCtacaaacaaaattatttatatgaaacaataaaaatttttttttttaaaaaaaaaagtaacgaAAAGGAGAGAATAGAAAAGAATTTctagtaaaaaaaatagtaatactaACAATAATTCTATTAACTTCTTGTAAAAAATACTTAACAAATATCgttaatacataaaataaagtttatgaAACTAATACTACTACTAAGCATACGCTAATTAAAACGAAGAAATTATCATGTGCTGCAACATAAGAAATTTTACTTCACTTTCATACTAAGGATGCtaacaaattcaatttttttttctcataacaTATTAGAAAGAAGCTCCATGATCTTAGATTCTTAGATGCTTGGCACAGAACTACATTTCTCCCCATTTTGTTAGGCACTCGAAACAGATAAGGGTTTTTCAAGAACAGGACCTATGTTCCCGCTGTTCAGATAATTGAAGACTTGCTTCAAATTTCCTCTCGATGGGCGAGCATTCACAGCGTATTTGCAGATGAAGACTAATCTCTGTCGTAATTCTAACTTGGTGGTGTTTTTCTTGTTAAAGGATCTTCCTTCGTCAAAGCATCCTACATTAAGCATAAGAAAATTAGATGTCGACTACTGAAAATCAAATGATGGAGCAGAAGCCATCATGATTGACATGAAAATCTAGTGCAGTACGCATACCTCTGTCATCGAATAATGCCAACAAGATTGCCAAACAGACACATATGCTTATATCTTCCCCTAAAAGCACAACAAATCACACTCATAAAATTCTATACAGTTTTTTGCAGCTAGCCACATATCATAACGTATTTATAGGATGGTGAAGATTAGTTCGTCATGATTGACCTGGATGGATAAGTTAAAAACATATAGTCAATGAGGAATAAAACCATGCTTACCATTCGCACAGCAAACAAGAAGTCTCTTCCCTTTTCTTAAGTTAATGTTGGCAAAATTGATTGCTGAAGGGAGACTTCTTGACAAAGAAAACCTGTCAAATTTACAGCCCTGTTTCCCATAAAGAGAGGGGAAAGCGAATAATGAGTGAGGACAAGGACAAGGAATTGTCAATTTATACAAGTTACTGAGCAATATGCCAATACGATAATGATACTCTATAATTCTTGTGACATACCACAATTGGAAGGTGTAAATAAGCAGTATCATCCATCAAGCGGGGAATTTCTTCTGGGCCACAGTTTAGTATGCTGTCAATAGAAGAGGCCTCCTTAGCTGCATGGTACAATCTCATTAAGTGAAAGAGTGGTCATCAGTGATGAAGGTGGTTCTAAACCCTATTCAAACATGCATGATTTGATAAAAAAGTTCACATACTTGCAGTACTGGCGTTCAAGGATTTCAAGCACATTTACAGAAAGGGatatgtagttttttttaagtgaaaattttgtaattgaTGAGACAATAAGAAAGATCAAAGCAATTTTGCACACAAAGAAACACTCAGAAGAAATCATGCATTCGAATAGTAAGAAGTTCCACTCATCAGAAAACCAGATTTCCATAAATACCAGCTCCATACATTAATGTTATAGGCTACCACCAAATGGATAAACCTctataaatttaaacaaatacaGATTAAGCATTATCATTCTCATAATAATTGGCCATAGTATCACACCCTACTTTCACAAAGACTAGGCCAAACAGCAGTTCTATGTGACAAATACATAGATAAGCGGGAACTCATTTGTAACAAGATAAATTTTCTAACTTCTAAGCATTTGGACTGACATGCATAGGTTCTATATGTTAGAAAAACTGAAAAGCCATTTCCATCACATTTATTTGAGGAAAACACATCACCCACCATACACCAACAAAGCTAACTAGctaagtttgaattatttacgAATTATGCCAACCAATCTATAgcagaaaaatgagaaaatatattaCCAAGTAGGATTTTGCCAACAGCTACATTCGTATCACCGAGCCAAGATACGGAATTATCATCACCTTTGGACATTTCATCTCCATCTATGCACAGATTTTCTACATTCAATGGTTCTTGTACAGCATACTGATTGCTGTGACCAAAAGTTTTTGAAGTCAATGAAATCTGAGGAGCATCTTCTCCCCTTTGTGCACAGTATACTCTATTCTTTTCAACAATATCAGCAACCTTCTGATTGCATAAATTTGGCCCCAAGTTTATGAGATCATAAACATGTTTCCAAAAAAGGGTTGGCGTTAGTCCTCTTGCCCAACTTTCTTCATCATCTCCAGCTCCAGAAATATAATTCCAACTAAACTCTGAAGTAGTTCGCTGTTGAAAAACACTTGTCGAGAACGATGCAGAAACAAGTATGATTGGTGTGAAGTCCCAAGAACTAGACTCAGGTACTTCATTTAACCAAATAACAGTTTTCTGTGAAATCCATAAAGGTTGTAATGGCTTCTTTATGTAAAATGCAATTGATGCAATATCAGCTCCACTAGTCTCAAGATCCTTAGTCCATCCGTCCAATCGTTCCTCAATAAGTGTTTTTTCTGTATCTGAGACCCAGATAGGAAGATGCAATGAACAATCCCAACTGGAAGCATCCTCTTTAACATCTTCAGTATGGTTATTGGGCACGTGGTCATTTATGTTGGACTCCTGTCACAATGATTTCACAGAAGAatcaacaaaatttatttttttccatttcgCCCACACTACCATAGAGTTATAGAATGGACAGGttcttgaaaataaatatttcaaacacGTCAAAAAATATCAACATTACAATTTGCCAAGACATCCAATTTCAAAGGAAGTTAAAAGTTGTAAACAAAATAATAGACCATATAGCTATTCAGTTATCACCTAAAAATTCAATTACCAGCCAAAAGGGCTCAGCACATAAAATGAGAATATTATACATTAACATATACAGTAAGCCAGTGCAGTCATTAAGCTCTAATAGCTGTCTAGCTTTTCTTCAAAGATTCTAAATGGCAATTTATCTTACAAATGCAACAAAATCAAGCTCTATCCAAACAGTTTTTGCTCAAAACTGCTCAGCACAAGTTAATTAGTTTCCCCTTTCCAATATGCCCTGATTGTACACAAAAGAAAGTGAGAGAGACTGCAGTAAATTCAGCTAATTCTTGCAGCTAAAATGATTAGATAGCCAGCTTCTGTCCTGATTATAATCATTTTCTTGtgactaaaatttttaaactattcaacttttttttttatttacctaaaaattatattttttctatcaatTCTCCAATTCTTCTTCGGTACCATCATTTCTAAATAATTCCAGAGAGCATGCTGATTTAGAGGAGATGTTAATCTAAGACAAGATAAAGCCAATCCTAGCCCAAGCTCCAAAAACACTGAAAAACAACCACCCCACTCCAGAGCTCCAGAAAGCAATCCAAATTGTAATTCAATCTGACAGAAATcattaatatgaaaaaaaaaaagaaaaaaagaaaaaagagagcgCTAATTAATTAACTCTACTTGCTGCACTCTACATCATAAATAGctaacacataaaatggaagaaaaaaaatctaaaaagaaTGATGCTGCTGAAGTAGAAAAGTTGCCCTCACTTGGTCTTTTGGAGTATTAACACCAATCAATTTCCTCCTGTAGTTAGCAATGGCACGATTCAATACACAAGTCCAAATTGGTATAGTTTTCGACATGCTGTCTGGAAATCTTTTCCCTTTTCTAGTTGAGTCAACAATCATACAACCTCCCCTCTGTCCTAGACATCAAAAATCAATAAGACCCTACATCAGATGTAAAAGTATATGATCAAAATGCCCATCGTCCATCCATTAATATGTTCTAATAAATGGGAGGAAGCGTACCGGCGAGTAGGGCAACGTGGAGGTTGAGGCGAGAGGTGTTAAACGACCAGTTATTGGTGTGGCCGTCGGTGGATTTGAAATAGCATGTGGAATGAAACTTTGGGGAGTACCAGAGGCCGCACCGAAGGTTCGCCAGAAGCGGGAGCTCCGGCCATAGCTCCGATATTTCTCCGACGAAGATGGAGTCCTCGTAGATTGATCGCAGGGCGTTGTAGAGGCTGTTGTGCTTTCGCTTTATGGTTCGAGAGGCTTTGTATATGCTTAGGCTCGCTGGATTTTCCATTCTCTCGTCCTCCATTAGAGATCCAGGGATTTGAGATTCGATGCACCGTCGAACTTGTTTAAAGTACAAAATTGTAAGAGAAAGATATAGTTAGACCTTTCTCATGGTAGGTTTTTGAGGAGTACAGgttttattagaaaaataaaaaataaaaaaaaaatctaaagcgTACTTTTAGCATGTTTTTCTGTCTTCCTGATGACATGGCACAGGTTTTCCATTGATGttgtatttcttttaattttatgttatccatgtaagcatttatatattaaaaataaaaaaataaaaaacaaaaaacaaaaacataagaCTAGATTTATCTAATTCGCCCAACCCTAACTCCCCCAAAGAAAAAAACCTCCCCCCAAAGACAAGCAGACGGAAACGACGGAAATCCCTACGAAAATCTCTTACGAACATTCATGTATGTTCCTATACTCTTAATGTTCAATATAATACTATTTATTCATGTATGCATTAAAGTGGATTTCTTAGGCCATGTTAtgtgtataaattatttttataatagacaaaattacacatttttatttGAATGAGTGTATACATTTTTGTCTTGGTTGAttgtgtaaataatatatatgtgtgtatgctTTTAACCGTGGGGATCCTACTAGTGCTAGAAAAGTggaaaaaagtatataaaagtgtTGTTTATAGATATGCATTCATATATGAAATTAGCTATTAGATCATTAGTGTATTAATGAaccaataattataaataatgtaatgaGTAAGTTATTGTTATATGCAAATTATTCTAACAGTGGAAAGACTAATGATTGTCCTATTATTGTACAAAACTAGTAAGGATCTATAATAAATACAAACTTGgaatataatgtttaaaaaaaaaaaagttttactaGTATTCTCTAAAAGTGGGGTGCTATTTGGTATTTTTCAAATTGGCATTGAACATGTGTCTTTTTGTAAGGATGATTGAATCTGTGGAATTAATAATTCATCATGGgggtaattttaatttgtgcatAACCCTAGGACACAATATGTGGATGAGGAGACTGATGTAAGTACATATGGACCCAGACTTCATATGTTATCCTCATTTACTTAAATATATATCAGACCAAAGATATGGAAAAATAGTCTCACTTACTTACAAGTTGATTTCTGAACCCTTTCAagctttaaaagtattacacaatgATGCTAGTAGTCTACACTTAGCTCATATTGCTcgtcaaaataaaaaatgtgagatttatgttgaaCATGGAGTAGATGAGCCTGAAGTGGTGGGTTTAAGTTTACCAGAGCCTGGATGGGGTGAAGTTGAAGCTGAGGATGTGGTTGAGTCAGATTTAGGGGTTGAGCATGTGGATAGTGAAGTTGGGGTAGATGCTGAAATTGGGAGTGAAACTAAAAgtgacaataattaataatgatcaTGGTACTAAGAGTGATAGTGACCAAGAGAGGGATCAGAACACTACTC is a window of Ipomoea triloba cultivar NCNSP0323 chromosome 11, ASM357664v1 DNA encoding:
- the LOC115996253 gene encoding protein ALP1-like, with amino-acid sequence MYPNVFLKLCHIIREKTFLKDTRYITVEEMVATFLLTVGQDSRYCHTRETFYRSHFATSKNFNKVLKALNTIAPEIMVKPSFTVPTRIRESTRFYPYFKDCVGAIDGTQIPAMVTGRDVSSYRNRHRIISQNILAACNFDLEFIYVLSRLEGSAHDSKLLSDSLSRRNGLKMPQGKYFLVDCGFPNRQQFLAPYQGARYHLQDFVGQGRDPENDVELFNLQHASLRNVIERIFGIFKSRFTILKSAPPFPYKTLAELVLACAGLHNFLCKECRSDEFPIELDSDESPSPLPMNDVDSFEQLLETQEQQRACK
- the LOC115996251 gene encoding tRNA A64-2'-O-ribosylphosphate transferase isoform X3, with the protein product MEDERMENPASLSIYKASRTIKRKHNSLYNALRSIYEDSIFVGEISELWPELPLLANLRCGLWYSPKFHSTCYFKSTDGHTNNWSFNTSRLNLHVALLAGQRGGCMIVDSTRKGKRFPDSMSKTIPIWTCVLNRAIANYRRKLIGVNTPKDQESNINDHVPNNHTEDVKEDASSWDCSLHLPIWVSDTEKTLIEERLDGWTKDLETSGADIASIAFYIKKPLQPLWISQKTVIWLNEVPESSSWDFTPIILVSASFSTSVFQQRTTSEFSWNYISGAGDDEESWARGLTPTLFWKHVYDLINLGPNLCNQKVADIVEKNRVYCAQRGEDAPQISLTSKTFGHSNQYAVQEPLNVENLCIDGDEMSKGDDNSVSWLGDTNVAVGKILLAKEASSIDSILNCGPEEIPRLMDDTAYLHLPIVGCKFDRFSLSRSLPSAINFANINLRKGKRLLVCCANGEDISICVCLAILLALFDDRGCFDEGRSFNKKNTTKLELRQRLVFICKYAVNARPSRGNLKQVFNYLNSGNIGD
- the LOC115996251 gene encoding tRNA A64-2'-O-ribosylphosphate transferase isoform X2; its protein translation is MEDERMENPASLSIYKASRTIKRKHNSLYNALRSIYEDSIFVGEISELWPELPLLANLRCGLWYSPKFHSTCYFKSTDGHTNNWSFNTSRLNLHVALLAGQRGGCMIVDSTRKGKRFPDSMSKTIPIWTCVLNRAIANYRRKLIGVNTPKDQESNINDHVPNNHTEDVKEDASSWDCSLHLPIWVSDTEKTLIEERLDGWTKDLETSGADIASIAFYIKKPLQPLWISQKTVIWLNEVPESSSWDFTPIILVSASFSTSVFQQRTTSEFSWNYISGAGDDEESWARGLTPTLFWKHVYDLINLGPNLCNQKVADIVEKNRVYCAQRGEDAPQISLTSKTFGHSNQYAVQEPLNVENLCIDGDEMSKGDDNSVSWLGDTNVAVGKILLAKEASSIDSILNCGPEEIPRLMDDTAYLHLPIVGCKFDRFSLSRSLPSAINFANINLRKGKRLLVCCANGEDISICVCLAILLALFDDRGCFDEGRSFNKKNTTKLELRQRLVFICKYAVNARPSRGNLKQVFNYLNSGNIGTI
- the LOC115996251 gene encoding tRNA A64-2'-O-ribosylphosphate transferase isoform X1, producing MEDERMENPASLSIYKASRTIKRKHNSLYNALRSIYEDSIFVGEISELWPELPLLANLRCGLWYSPKFHSTCYFKSTDGHTNNWSFNTSRLNLHVALLAGQRGGCMIVDSTRKGKRFPDSMSKTIPIWTCVLNRAIANYRRKLIGVNTPKDQESNINDHVPNNHTEDVKEDASSWDCSLHLPIWVSDTEKTLIEERLDGWTKDLETSGADIASIAFYIKKPLQPLWISQKTVIWLNEVPESSSWDFTPIILVSASFSTSVFQQRTTSEFSWNYISGAGDDEESWARGLTPTLFWKHVYDLINLGPNLCNQKVADIVEKNRVYCAQRGEDAPQISLTSKTFGHSNQYAVQEPLNVENLCIDGDEMSKGDDNSVSWLGDTNVAVGKILLAKEASSIDSILNCGPEEIPRLMDDTAYLHLPIVGCKFDRFSLSRSLPSAINFANINLRKGKRLLVCCANGEDISICVCLAILLALFDDRGCFDEGRSFNKKNTTKLELRQRLVFICKYAVNARPSRGNLKQVFNYLNSGNIGPVLEKPLSVSSA
- the LOC115996251 gene encoding tRNA A64-2'-O-ribosylphosphate transferase isoform X4, which produces MIVDSTRKGKRFPDSMSKTIPIWTCVLNRAIANYRRKLIGVNTPKDQESNINDHVPNNHTEDVKEDASSWDCSLHLPIWVSDTEKTLIEERLDGWTKDLETSGADIASIAFYIKKPLQPLWISQKTVIWLNEVPESSSWDFTPIILVSASFSTSVFQQRTTSEFSWNYISGAGDDEESWARGLTPTLFWKHVYDLINLGPNLCNQKVADIVEKNRVYCAQRGEDAPQISLTSKTFGHSNQYAVQEPLNVENLCIDGDEMSKGDDNSVSWLGDTNVAVGKILLAKEASSIDSILNCGPEEIPRLMDDTAYLHLPIVGCKFDRFSLSRSLPSAINFANINLRKGKRLLVCCANGEDISICVCLAILLALFDDRGCFDEGRSFNKKNTTKLELRQRLVFICKYAVNARPSRGNLKQVFNYLNSGNIGPVLEKPLSVSSA